The Caldibacillus debilis DSM 16016 genome includes a window with the following:
- a CDS encoding class II aldolase/adducin family protein, whose protein sequence is MMFLDERIDLCEVARMMFDRYLTNAAGGNITVKVSEELFLMTPTLMSQAKFCRLTPEDILVVDKHGNIYEGKGKLTREFNMHMAAYEALPEAGAVIHGHAKESMVFASLGMQMPNLTEATQKLGDIATLEFAPATTKELAKIVREHLLSRNGQLPVAALLNKHGVIVVDRTLRKAYDMFERLEYNAYVGIHAKIFSALGLYKEERKAYNYNLEE, encoded by the coding sequence ATGATGTTTCTTGATGAACGGATCGATTTGTGCGAAGTCGCAAGAATGATGTTTGACCGGTACCTGACCAACGCCGCCGGCGGAAACATCACGGTCAAGGTGAGCGAGGAACTATTTCTTATGACCCCCACGCTCATGTCCCAGGCGAAATTTTGCCGGTTGACCCCGGAGGATATCCTCGTTGTCGACAAACATGGAAACATTTATGAAGGAAAGGGGAAATTGACAAGGGAATTCAACATGCATATGGCCGCCTATGAGGCCCTTCCCGAGGCCGGCGCCGTCATCCACGGCCATGCGAAGGAATCCATGGTCTTTGCCTCCCTGGGGATGCAGATGCCGAACTTGACCGAAGCGACACAAAAATTGGGCGATATCGCCACCCTCGAATTCGCCCCGGCGACGACGAAAGAACTGGCGAAGATCGTGCGCGAGCATTTATTGTCCCGGAACGGACAGCTTCCCGTCGCCGCTTTATTGAACAAACACGGGGTGATCGTTGTCGACCGGACATTGCGCAAGGCGTACGATATGTTCGAGCGGCTGGAATACAATGCCTACGTGGGCATCCACGCGAAAATCTTTTCCGCCTTGGGCCTTTATAAGGAAGAGAGGAAGGCGTACAATTATAACCTGGAGGAATGA
- the gatA gene encoding Asp-tRNA(Asn)/Glu-tRNA(Gln) amidotransferase subunit GatA — MAGLFEHKLKDLHEMLVKKEISAADLVDESFRRIREVEDKVQAFITLDEEGARKRAKELDERREEAEVHSLFYGMPIGIKDNIVTKGVLTTCASKILENFIPIYNATVVEKLQNAGTVMIGKLNMDEFAMGSSTENSHFKKTYNPWDLERVPGGSSGGSAAAVAAGEVPFALGSDTGGSIRQPAAFCGVVGMKPTYGRVSRFGLVAFASSLDQIGPITRNVEDNAYLLQLIAGVDPHDSTSADVEVPDYTKAFTGDVKGLKIAVPKEYLGEGVSEESRQAVLAALKVLEKLGAVWEEVSLPHSKYGVACYYLLASSEASSNLARFDGIRYGYRAKDAENLWDLYKKTRAEGFGDEVKRRIMLGTFALSSGYYDAYYKKAQQVRTLIKQDFDRVFEAFDVVIGPTTPTPAFKIGEKIDDPLTMYANDILTIPVNLAGLPAISVPCGFAGHLPLGLQIIGKPFDETTVYRVAHAFEQATDYHRQRPNL; from the coding sequence ATGGCGGGTTTATTCGAACATAAGCTGAAGGATTTGCACGAAATGCTCGTGAAAAAGGAGATATCCGCTGCGGATTTGGTCGATGAATCCTTCCGCCGGATCCGCGAAGTGGAAGATAAGGTTCAAGCCTTTATCACCCTCGATGAGGAGGGGGCGAGAAAAAGGGCGAAGGAGCTCGACGAACGGCGGGAAGAAGCGGAAGTACATAGCCTTTTCTACGGCATGCCGATCGGGATCAAGGACAACATCGTCACGAAGGGCGTCCTAACCACATGCGCAAGCAAAATCCTGGAAAACTTCATCCCCATCTACAACGCCACCGTCGTGGAGAAGCTGCAAAACGCGGGAACGGTGATGATCGGGAAACTGAACATGGACGAATTTGCCATGGGCTCTTCGACGGAAAACTCCCACTTCAAAAAAACGTATAATCCGTGGGATTTGGAAAGGGTGCCCGGAGGATCTTCGGGGGGATCGGCCGCTGCCGTGGCCGCGGGGGAAGTGCCTTTCGCCCTCGGGTCCGATACCGGCGGATCGATCCGGCAGCCTGCCGCTTTTTGCGGCGTCGTCGGCATGAAGCCGACCTACGGGCGGGTTTCCCGGTTCGGGCTGGTGGCCTTCGCGTCATCGCTGGATCAAATCGGCCCGATCACCCGAAACGTGGAAGACAACGCCTATTTGCTGCAGCTGATTGCCGGCGTTGATCCCCACGATTCCACATCCGCCGACGTGGAAGTCCCGGATTATACGAAGGCCTTTACCGGAGATGTAAAAGGCCTGAAAATCGCCGTGCCGAAAGAGTATTTGGGCGAAGGCGTATCCGAGGAATCGCGGCAGGCCGTCCTCGCGGCCTTAAAAGTGCTGGAAAAACTGGGGGCCGTCTGGGAAGAGGTTTCCCTCCCCCATTCCAAATACGGGGTGGCCTGCTATTATTTGCTGGCTTCTTCCGAAGCTTCTTCCAACCTCGCCCGTTTTGACGGGATCCGCTACGGATACCGGGCGAAGGATGCCGAGAACCTTTGGGATCTTTATAAAAAGACCCGGGCGGAAGGGTTCGGCGATGAAGTGAAACGCCGAATCATGCTCGGGACCTTTGCCTTAAGTTCCGGCTATTACGACGCCTACTATAAAAAAGCGCAACAGGTCCGGACGCTGATCAAGCAGGACTTCGACCGGGTATTCGAAGCCTTCGACGTCGTCATCGGGCCGACGACCCCCACGCCGGCGTTCAAGATCGGCGAAAAAATTGACGACCCGTTGACGATGTACGCCAACGACATTTTAACGATTCCCGTCAATTTGGCGGGGCTGCCGGCGATTTCCGTCCCGTGCGGTTTTGCGGGACATCTGCCCCTCGGACTGCAAATCATCGGCAAACCCTTTGACGAAACGACGGTCTACCGGGTGGCGCACGCCTTCGAACAGGCGACCGACTACCACAGGCAACGGCCAAATTTGTAA
- a CDS encoding PTS sugar transporter subunit IIA, whose protein sequence is MGLFNELFSEDLVFLDFPCRDKYEFFEKISRLLLEKGYVKSSFQKALVEREEKYPTGLRTTPFHVAIPHTDPANIVRPFIAVIRPERAVEFNEMGMSDEKVEARFLFLLGLNRGEGQTELLSRLIHLFNNREAMERLIKENDKGNVIRLLKENIN, encoded by the coding sequence ATGGGATTATTTAACGAATTGTTCAGCGAGGATCTGGTCTTCCTCGATTTCCCATGCCGGGACAAATACGAATTCTTTGAAAAAATTTCCCGTCTGCTTCTGGAAAAAGGCTATGTAAAATCCAGCTTTCAAAAGGCTCTCGTCGAAAGGGAAGAAAAATATCCGACCGGCTTGCGGACGACGCCGTTCCATGTGGCCATCCCGCATACCGATCCGGCAAACATCGTCCGTCCCTTCATCGCCGTGATCCGTCCGGAGCGCGCGGTCGAATTTAACGAAATGGGAATGAGCGACGAAAAAGTGGAAGCCAGATTTTTGTTCCTGTTGGGACTGAACCGCGGGGAAGGCCAAACGGAACTGCTGTCCCGGCTGATCCATTTATTCAACAACCGGGAAGCCATGGAGCGGCTGATCAAGGAAAACGACAAAGGGAACGTCATCCGGCTGTTGAAGGAAAACATCAACTGA
- a CDS encoding ATP-binding cassette domain-containing protein: MELLKLVGLADAADVRLSHFSKGMKMRLNFCRALLNHPKILFLDEPTSGLDPVNARNKKI, from the coding sequence GTGGAACTGCTAAAGCTTGTCGGGTTGGCGGATGCTGCGGATGTTCGTTTATCCCATTTTTCGAAGGGAATGAAAATGCGCCTGAATTTTTGCCGAGCATTATTAAATCATCCGAAAATATTATTTCTGGATGAACCGACATCCGGATTGGATCCGGTTAACGCGCGAAATAAAAAAATTTGA
- a CDS encoding L-fuculose-phosphate aldolase, protein MLMEEERKAIVHYGKKLIESGLTTGTGGNLSIYDPETGYMAIKPTGIDYFEIQPEDVVITDLNGNIVDGRLKPSSEYEMHAIVYRNRDDARAMIHTHALYLTTIACLRWDLPAVDYLVAHAGGKNVRCAEYATYGTKELAENALKAMEGRKAVLLANHGVNVIGETLEQAFAVLEQLEFCAKLYWQAKAIGEPVILPDEEMEHMVFRFKDYGQKKKPQQGREQHGII, encoded by the coding sequence TTGCTGATGGAAGAAGAACGAAAAGCGATTGTCCATTATGGGAAAAAACTGATCGAATCCGGCCTGACGACCGGAACGGGAGGCAATTTGAGCATTTACGACCCGGAAACCGGATATATGGCGATCAAACCGACCGGCATCGATTATTTCGAAATTCAACCGGAAGATGTCGTCATCACCGACCTCAACGGCAACATCGTCGACGGCCGGCTGAAACCGTCCAGCGAGTATGAAATGCACGCCATCGTTTACCGGAACCGCGACGATGCCAGGGCGATGATCCATACCCACGCCTTGTATTTGACAACGATCGCCTGCCTGCGCTGGGACTTGCCCGCCGTCGATTACCTTGTCGCCCATGCCGGCGGAAAAAACGTGCGTTGTGCGGAATACGCCACTTACGGAACGAAGGAACTCGCCGAAAATGCATTGAAGGCGATGGAAGGGCGCAAAGCGGTCCTCCTGGCCAACCACGGCGTCAATGTGATCGGGGAAACCCTCGAACAGGCCTTTGCCGTGTTGGAACAGCTGGAGTTTTGTGCAAAGCTCTACTGGCAAGCCAAGGCCATCGGCGAACCGGTCATCTTGCCGGACGAAGAAATGGAGCACATGGTTTTCAGATTCAAAGATTACGGTCAAAAGAAGAAACCACAGCAAGGAAGGGAACAACATGGGATTATTTAA
- a CDS encoding PTS galactitol transporter subunit IIC, protein MDVIRSIFQFILDMGASVFVPLILLVMGLIVRMKFKDAFTSALTLGVAFVGMNIVVGFMMNSIGPAAQQFVKNTGIQLNVIDGGWTSMATLAWAWPLAFLMFPFQIGVNLLMLLTKQTDTLNVDLWNVWGKIFTAVLVIGVTGSPTAAFAVAIIQMFIELKIADVNQKQIERLTNIPGVTTTHSMNIIAVILYPINRLMDYIPGLNKRIDANWLKGKIGVFAENHVMGFMIAILLGIFAKYSVQETLILGVQGGTALTLFPMVAKLFMQALAPISDATSEFMKKHSRGRNFYIGLDWPILAGCNEIWVTTILLVPITLVLAVILPGNNILPFAGIINLSIAVPALLVTGGNLLRMVILGTLATPIFLYAATEFAPTITQLALDTKALEIPSGQMLSWSTIEYPVFRYIFAHAANIINGEFTGFIAAIIWLGLFAWYIKGMRARTKAFEEEEKAA, encoded by the coding sequence ATGGATGTGATCCGCTCGATCTTCCAATTCATCCTGGACATGGGCGCCTCCGTTTTCGTCCCGCTCATTTTGCTGGTCATGGGCCTCATCGTCCGCATGAAATTCAAAGACGCTTTCACGAGCGCATTGACCCTCGGCGTGGCGTTCGTGGGCATGAACATCGTCGTCGGTTTCATGATGAACTCGATCGGCCCCGCGGCCCAACAATTTGTCAAAAACACCGGCATTCAATTGAATGTCATCGACGGCGGCTGGACTTCCATGGCGACCCTCGCCTGGGCCTGGCCGCTCGCGTTCCTCATGTTTCCGTTCCAAATCGGCGTAAACCTGCTCATGCTTTTAACGAAACAAACGGATACGTTGAATGTGGACCTCTGGAACGTATGGGGAAAAATTTTCACGGCCGTTCTTGTCATCGGGGTGACCGGAAGTCCGACTGCGGCCTTTGCGGTGGCAATCATTCAAATGTTTATTGAATTGAAAATTGCCGACGTAAACCAAAAACAAATTGAAAGGCTGACGAACATTCCCGGGGTGACCACAACCCACAGCATGAACATCATCGCCGTCATCCTCTATCCGATCAACCGGCTGATGGATTACATCCCCGGCTTGAACAAACGGATTGACGCCAACTGGCTGAAAGGGAAAATCGGCGTCTTCGCGGAAAACCACGTCATGGGCTTTATGATCGCCATTTTGCTTGGAATCTTTGCCAAATATTCGGTCCAGGAAACTTTAATTCTCGGCGTGCAAGGCGGAACGGCATTAACCTTGTTCCCGATGGTGGCGAAGCTGTTCATGCAAGCGTTGGCCCCGATTTCCGACGCCACGAGCGAATTCATGAAAAAGCACTCCCGCGGAAGAAATTTCTATATCGGGTTGGACTGGCCGATCCTTGCGGGCTGCAATGAAATCTGGGTCACCACGATCCTTTTGGTGCCGATCACCTTGGTGTTGGCCGTCATATTGCCGGGCAACAACATTTTGCCCTTTGCCGGCATCATCAACTTGTCCATTGCCGTGCCGGCGCTGCTTGTGACGGGAGGAAACCTGCTCCGGATGGTCATCCTGGGGACCTTGGCGACACCGATCTTCCTGTATGCGGCCACCGAGTTCGCCCCGACCATCACCCAATTGGCGCTCGACACGAAAGCCTTGGAAATTCCCTCCGGGCAAATGCTTTCCTGGAGCACGATCGAATATCCTGTATTCCGTTATATCTTCGCCCATGCGGCAAATATCATCAACGGCGAATTCACCGGATTCATCGCGGCGATCATCTGGCTCGGCCTGTTCGCCTGGTATATCAAAGGCATGCGGGCACGGACAAAAGCCTTTGAAGAAGAAGAAAAAGCGGCATAA
- the gatB gene encoding Asp-tRNA(Asn)/Glu-tRNA(Gln) amidotransferase subunit GatB produces the protein MNFEIVIGLEVHVELKTKSKIFSPAPAHFGAEPNTNTNVIDLGYPGVLPVLNKEAVNYALKAAMALNCEIATVTKFDRKNYFYPDNPKAYQISQYDQPIGRNGWIEIEVNGKKKRIGITRIHLEEDAGKLFHTDDGYSLVDFNRQGTPLIEIVSEPDIRSPEEAYAYLEKLKSIIQYTGVSDCKMEEGSLRCDANISLRPFGQETFGTKTELKNLNSFNFVRKGLEYEAARQEKILLSGGVIRQETRRFDEATGTTVLMRVKEGSEDYRYFPEPDLVELYIDEKWKEEIRAQIPELPDSRKRRYVEELGLPEYDAKILTLTKEMSDFFEATVGHGADPKQASNWLMGEVSAYLNAEQKELGDTALTPESLAKLIRLIGNGTISSKIAKKVFRELIEKGGDPEEIVKERGLAQISDEATLRKIVLEVLDENEQSVQDFKNGKDRALAYLVGQIMKRTKGQANPPLVNKLLLEEIGKR, from the coding sequence ATGAATTTTGAAATCGTAATCGGCCTCGAAGTCCATGTGGAATTGAAGACGAAATCAAAAATCTTTTCGCCGGCCCCGGCCCATTTCGGCGCGGAACCGAATACGAACACCAATGTGATCGATCTCGGCTATCCCGGGGTTCTCCCCGTTTTAAATAAGGAAGCGGTGAATTACGCCTTGAAGGCGGCGATGGCCTTAAACTGCGAGATCGCCACGGTTACGAAATTCGACCGGAAAAATTATTTTTACCCCGACAACCCGAAGGCCTATCAAATTTCCCAATACGACCAGCCGATCGGCAGAAACGGATGGATCGAAATCGAAGTGAACGGGAAAAAGAAGAGGATCGGCATTACCCGGATCCATCTGGAGGAGGATGCCGGCAAACTGTTCCACACCGATGACGGCTACTCGCTGGTCGATTTCAACCGGCAGGGGACGCCGCTGATCGAGATCGTTTCCGAACCGGATATCCGCTCGCCGGAAGAGGCTTACGCCTATTTGGAAAAATTGAAGTCGATCATCCAATACACCGGCGTCTCCGACTGCAAGATGGAAGAAGGTTCCCTGCGCTGCGACGCGAACATTTCCCTCAGGCCCTTCGGCCAGGAAACCTTCGGGACGAAAACGGAATTGAAAAACTTGAACTCCTTCAATTTCGTCCGCAAAGGGCTGGAATATGAAGCGGCAAGGCAGGAAAAAATCCTCCTTTCGGGCGGGGTCATCCGCCAAGAAACGCGAAGGTTCGACGAGGCGACGGGAACGACGGTTTTAATGCGGGTAAAGGAAGGTTCCGAGGATTACCGGTATTTCCCCGAACCGGATCTGGTGGAGCTATATATTGATGAAAAGTGGAAGGAAGAAATCCGGGCCCAGATCCCCGAGCTTCCCGATTCGAGGAAACGGCGGTACGTCGAAGAACTGGGGCTTCCCGAATACGACGCCAAGATACTGACGCTGACGAAGGAAATGTCCGATTTCTTTGAAGCGACGGTCGGGCACGGCGCCGATCCGAAGCAAGCCTCCAACTGGCTGATGGGGGAAGTGTCCGCTTATCTCAACGCCGAACAGAAGGAATTGGGAGATACGGCCTTGACGCCGGAAAGCCTGGCCAAATTGATCCGATTGATCGGAAACGGCACCATTTCCTCGAAGATCGCCAAAAAGGTGTTCCGGGAATTGATCGAAAAGGGCGGAGATCCGGAAGAAATCGTCAAGGAAAGAGGCCTTGCCCAAATTTCCGACGAAGCCACGCTAAGGAAAATCGTACTGGAAGTTTTGGATGAAAACGAACAATCCGTCCAGGATTTCAAAAACGGAAAAGACCGGGCCCTGGCCTATCTGGTCGGGCAGATCATGAAGCGGACGAAGGGGCAAGCCAACCCTCCGCTCGTAAATAAGCTGCTGTTGGAAGAAATCGGAAAGAGATAA
- a CDS encoding PTS sugar transporter subunit IIB translates to MKKIIVACGSGVATSQTVASKIQNLLRERNIQAQVEAVDIKSLDTHIKTSAAYVAITKPDKEYPIPVVNGIAFLTGVGMEAELEKIIRALQ, encoded by the coding sequence ATGAAAAAGATTATCGTTGCCTGCGGATCCGGCGTGGCCACGTCACAAACGGTGGCTTCCAAAATCCAGAACCTGCTCCGGGAAAGAAACATCCAAGCCCAAGTGGAAGCCGTCGACATCAAATCGTTGGATACCCATATTAAAACATCCGCCGCCTATGTCGCCATCACGAAACCCGACAAAGAATACCCCATCCCGGTGGTCAACGGCATCGCCTTCCTGACGGGCGTCGGCATGGAAGCGGAACTGGAAAAGATCATCCGCGCACTACAATAA
- a CDS encoding BglG family transcription antiterminator: MITLDDRSLLIFKELLVSPRIKGKDLEKKLNLTRRQINYSIQKINDWLADNSLPIIENQRNVGFIVDRSIIERVPELLQIRPALEYIPTKKERMNLLLLMILARREELSLFHLASALKVSKNTVLHDLNLMEKKLKERQLALKYTRRDGYFIEGKEIAKRKLIVDTVNKILHMPEGWKWINAITGITEEDLNRLKRKLEVVEKRLNKRFTDQQLNTLAVIFLILLQRMKDGKHPEPFDISYVDISNTKEYQAVEDLFGNDEKLTEQDRLYIALHLLSSSVVSTEMDQVNFKEKLYGAIERFVANFEKVACVNFQSKHTLYQKLYQHLKPAFYRVTYELSVENPLLDLIKQEYGDIHHLVKQSIGPLEKFFSAPIPEDELAYLTLLIKSSLQQQGDDLLKKPKAIVVCPSGISVSKLVFEELKQMFPDIIFLDHISVRDFPAFEPDYDIVFSTVFLNTKKKLFLIPPVFTDQEKQNLKIAVEQELKKKSPALINYDRLMNIIEKHASVKNPASLKEELKSFFYHTQFPDENYGEDYKPNLTDLVPVEFIRLQQPARDWKEAILLASRPLLQNSIIDMSYIDAMIRVIQEYGTYMIAPKVVIPHAKPEDGAHKLCMSVLTLKNAVRFPKNIFIQVLIVIAAVDRKSHIKALTQLYDLLMDKNNVETMIGTDNPMVIHRLFREYSTH, translated from the coding sequence TTGATCACATTGGATGACCGAAGTTTGCTGATCTTCAAAGAATTGCTCGTTTCCCCGCGCATCAAAGGGAAAGACTTGGAAAAAAAACTGAATCTCACAAGAAGGCAAATCAACTACAGCATCCAAAAAATCAACGACTGGCTTGCGGACAACAGCCTCCCGATCATCGAAAATCAACGGAATGTCGGATTTATCGTCGACCGTTCCATCATCGAAAGGGTACCGGAATTGCTCCAAATCAGACCGGCGCTTGAATACATCCCGACGAAGAAGGAACGGATGAATCTCCTGTTGCTCATGATCCTGGCGCGCCGGGAGGAGCTTTCCCTGTTCCATCTGGCATCGGCATTAAAGGTGAGCAAAAATACGGTCTTACATGATTTGAACCTGATGGAAAAAAAGTTGAAAGAAAGACAGCTGGCATTAAAATACACGCGGCGCGACGGTTACTTTATCGAAGGGAAAGAGATCGCGAAGCGCAAACTGATCGTCGACACCGTCAATAAAATTCTCCACATGCCGGAGGGATGGAAATGGATCAACGCGATCACCGGCATTACCGAAGAAGATCTCAACCGTCTGAAGCGGAAACTGGAGGTGGTTGAAAAACGGTTGAACAAGCGGTTTACGGACCAGCAGCTGAACACGTTGGCCGTCATTTTCTTGATTCTTTTGCAACGGATGAAGGACGGAAAACACCCGGAACCTTTCGACATCAGCTATGTGGATATTTCGAACACAAAAGAATACCAGGCCGTGGAAGATTTGTTCGGCAACGATGAAAAACTGACCGAGCAAGACCGGCTCTATATCGCCTTGCATCTCCTTTCGTCGAGCGTCGTCTCCACGGAAATGGACCAAGTGAATTTTAAAGAAAAACTGTACGGCGCCATCGAACGGTTCGTCGCCAATTTCGAAAAAGTGGCCTGCGTGAATTTCCAAAGCAAGCACACCCTCTATCAAAAGCTTTACCAGCATTTAAAGCCGGCCTTTTACCGGGTGACCTATGAACTTTCGGTGGAAAACCCTTTGCTGGACTTGATCAAGCAGGAATACGGGGATATCCATCACTTGGTCAAACAGAGCATCGGCCCTTTGGAAAAGTTTTTCTCCGCGCCGATTCCGGAAGACGAACTCGCCTATTTGACTTTGCTGATCAAAAGTTCCCTGCAGCAGCAAGGCGATGATCTTTTGAAAAAGCCGAAAGCGATCGTCGTCTGCCCGAGCGGGATTTCCGTCTCAAAGCTCGTCTTCGAAGAATTAAAGCAAATGTTTCCCGACATCATCTTCCTCGACCATATTTCGGTGCGGGATTTTCCGGCCTTTGAACCGGATTACGATATCGTGTTTTCCACCGTGTTTTTAAATACAAAGAAAAAATTATTCCTGATTCCTCCCGTCTTCACGGACCAAGAAAAACAAAACCTGAAAATCGCCGTGGAGCAGGAACTGAAAAAGAAGAGCCCGGCGCTCATCAATTATGACCGGCTGATGAACATCATCGAAAAACATGCGTCGGTGAAAAACCCGGCTTCCCTGAAAGAAGAACTGAAATCCTTTTTCTACCACACCCAATTTCCGGATGAGAACTACGGGGAAGATTACAAGCCGAATCTGACCGATCTCGTTCCCGTCGAATTCATCCGGCTGCAGCAACCGGCAAGGGATTGGAAGGAAGCCATCCTTTTGGCCTCCCGGCCGCTTCTGCAAAATTCCATCATCGACATGAGCTACATCGATGCCATGATCCGGGTCATCCAGGAGTACGGGACGTACATGATCGCGCCAAAGGTCGTCATCCCCCATGCCAAACCGGAGGACGGCGCCCACAAACTGTGCATGAGCGTGCTCACGCTGAAAAATGCGGTCCGTTTTCCGAAAAATATCTTCATTCAAGTGCTGATCGTCATTGCCGCCGTCGACCGGAAGTCCCATATCAAGGCATTGACCCAGCTGTACGATTTACTGATGGATAAAAACAATGTGGAAACGATGATCGGAACGGACAACCCGATGGTGATCCACCGGCTTTTCCGGGAGTATTCCACCCATTGA
- a CDS encoding 1-phosphofructokinase family hexose kinase, with protein sequence MIYTVTLNTAIDRVIYIDGILSRKKNNKVKRTFYDIGGKATHVSVVLSRLRIPNIATGFVGEKNKEKLMQLLEEKGVACDFIAQADCPTRETLVILDDAGEGSFMITEKGFSVHGDTLEKLKRKLSEKVTEGDFAIFAGSLPPGLDGDQYRELLQAAAEKGGKLILDTTGAQLRSAIRLKPYAIKPNEDEFQELVGKRLNTPDEYASEIKKLLQAGIEYVIVTLGKKGSLVGHGDEVYRVLPPKVKEVNDTGCGDVFVGGFVAGLHQRFPLEKMIRFATALSASKAEQPESSAFSPERAEQLEGEVVIRRLPA encoded by the coding sequence GTGATCTATACGGTGACTTTGAATACGGCCATCGACCGGGTTATTTATATCGATGGCATTTTAAGCCGCAAAAAAAACAATAAGGTGAAACGGACCTTTTACGATATCGGCGGAAAGGCCACCCATGTCTCCGTCGTCCTTTCCCGGCTGCGCATCCCGAATATCGCCACGGGATTTGTCGGGGAAAAAAACAAAGAAAAGCTGATGCAATTATTGGAAGAAAAGGGCGTTGCCTGCGACTTCATCGCGCAGGCGGACTGTCCGACGCGGGAGACCCTCGTCATTCTTGATGACGCCGGCGAAGGCAGCTTCATGATTACGGAAAAGGGATTTTCCGTTCATGGGGATACCTTGGAAAAACTGAAAAGGAAATTATCGGAAAAGGTGACGGAAGGCGATTTTGCCATATTCGCCGGGAGCCTTCCCCCCGGGCTGGACGGCGATCAATACCGGGAACTTTTGCAAGCGGCCGCCGAGAAGGGCGGAAAACTCATTCTCGATACAACCGGCGCGCAATTGCGCTCCGCCATCCGACTGAAGCCATATGCCATCAAACCCAATGAAGACGAATTTCAAGAGCTTGTCGGAAAACGGCTGAACACGCCGGACGAATATGCTTCCGAAATCAAAAAACTCCTGCAAGCCGGCATCGAATACGTCATCGTGACTTTAGGCAAAAAGGGCAGCCTGGTCGGGCACGGGGACGAAGTTTACCGGGTCCTTCCGCCCAAGGTGAAGGAAGTCAACGACACGGGCTGCGGCGATGTATTTGTCGGGGGGTTCGTCGCCGGACTGCACCAACGCTTTCCCTTGGAGAAAATGATCCGCTTCGCCACCGCGTTAAGCGCATCGAAAGCCGAGCAGCCGGAAAGTTCCGCCTTTTCCCCGGAAAGGGCAGAACAGCTGGAGGGAGAGGTCGTCATCCGGCGATTGCCGGCATGA
- the gatC gene encoding Asp-tRNA(Asn)/Glu-tRNA(Gln) amidotransferase subunit GatC produces MAKISKEEVKYVAELAKLAITEEETEKFATQLGAIIEYAEQLNELDTTNVKPTSHVLDIKNVMREDIPEKGLPREEVLKNAPDHKDGLIRVPSILE; encoded by the coding sequence GTGGCCAAGATTTCCAAAGAAGAGGTAAAATATGTGGCGGAATTGGCCAAGCTCGCCATTACGGAAGAGGAAACGGAAAAATTCGCGACGCAGCTTGGGGCGATCATCGAGTACGCCGAACAATTGAATGAGCTGGACACGACAAACGTCAAGCCGACTTCCCACGTATTGGATATAAAAAACGTCATGCGGGAGGACATCCCGGAAAAGGGATTGCCGCGGGAAGAAGTGTTGAAAAACGCACCGGATCATAAGGACGGTTTAATACGGGTTCCGTCCATCTTGGAATAG